One window of Amyelois transitella isolate CPQ chromosome 7, ilAmyTran1.1, whole genome shotgun sequence genomic DNA carries:
- the LOC106143545 gene encoding methylcytosine dioxygenase TET isoform X1, which produces MKQEHPSQPMVYLLQAPMPFYAGDPNRFPTTWQTDPSQGWQNQFIQQLPTQTGQTTLDYQGNHTAYATSPHYQANTTYTVQNVATTFDVTNNTYYQTGVQSVPAQRPPSNRGAYTPVPSPRAPHYTTEYQQQYAQQAPTPGVTTGNDSRPSSAASYQNSVPTSGASAYTVSQQNYERSEYSDATEEYSNPENGTGDTSNEGERQEQNTPNGQHSGNAEPGYLQGSNGPRASLDCSGYSGNYTSGQYRENGQTQNQNDWQQRQWQHNQRLQNQQMQNQQQMQNQQQIQSQQQIQNQQQLQNQQQLQNQQQLQNQQQLQNQQQLQNQQQLQNQQQLQNQQQQIQNQQMQNQQQQIQNQQQQMQNQQQQQQIQNQQQMQNQIQNHQNQQLQNQQMQQQRQEESEQQMFSQSDRVNLNSRLKTMILNKQNHTRDGTNTPPDKGDPGEGPPRGLDDRKGGVVSVNEDRNTTGHFLSYSHHLRDNYRIGEQGYPVAGNYAQNTQAYSTGEFGGGGHHVWEGGTEVRRGYDKHATSKNVSKAPHKLPPYADMRNQFGTFHNVPYEAQKYAEIYSSDNFSQQDSKDFQSKMLIGPVSEMNQQQVCAPARDTNAQRRSYERESYDAKFKHPSAPLLIPKLETPDHYQYPKDERLKNDQRTINNLYPKQGEVSANSAYRDYPNGFVARPQQQGASLPPISTIKQENFGNKAHSFQNFTQYPFDQRQEIPDMYNQVPRLQENMGFQKYSRNVCDVKSNKDSDKRGNSGKSISSDPKPPYYIEQIKSEHSPPGHKIYKNMNYNQPPRIEPYVYRGDGGPVIIRNEVGYSCCRQGSTKKPPPEHLRDGACPGFQTKDEVLEDDPDSADKTDPKNNSKPNTPTPEMMGKDPKQNQFNYSKEYLDNLERLRNNSRTEVPDCNCFPADKNPPEPGSYYTHLGAASSLAELRKDLEARTGLSGKELRIEKICYTGKEGKSPQGCPMAKWIIRRANYTEKVLVVVKFRNGHKCATSWIVVCLVAWEGIPQSEADLDYTLLSHKLNRYGLPTTRRCATNENRTCACQGLDPETCGASYSFGCSWSMYYNGCKYARSKTVRKFRLSVKTEESEIEERMHVLATLLSPLYMNLAPKSFENQCQFENEASDCRLGFKPGRPFSGVTACIDFCAHAHRDLHNMNNGCTAVVTLARHRGLARPTEEQLHVLPLYVLDTTDEFGSKDGQEEKVKNGALEILDKYPMEVRVRSVPLQPCRRHGKKRKEEENSESNNSSNNSAQSPNNQKKPQQSSTPGPRTPQPDARNNASPRSQSSASPRALTPALNQNPSPFNNSYNSAFVNPNMHNQNPNLMNPNLSNPALLDMATMIDNFTDAQLQSNQISSTVLDSPYNPYDQSYNIHHQNALYNQNQMAVDGNCQNVNPNQLPSFSSGLQKRNQHFNTGQMDNPNQNQWPDFTNGEMFNNVVKEDPDSTTAHLNVPPNYSPDSNRSEPNSLTPNSEQVQQKNTTEADKHNLIPNDMNKLPEFDMPNSPRLTEISQNAQGTPESPAPSQIPELKSPNNDIMNPTEVRKSVWKSPDAKNWDPSKPKEQAANDNENSLFRVPKARPPSRSQHVNPPEGGTENSTFLKPYPPSDRPHLNHGYEHRSPYDSRLANSTAPQTSTPQTNYTINHDEVNQNMALTNKAAHEFPGNNFQPVNQNTYNNQTPIQGYSNYPQMPNAYPFPPNPYGHYNPYEGTYNDYNSLAYYNAEKYKREELLRNPHCYNSYGYQYNPNFSPNFYQNPSPNWCQSSPNWCLYPPAFSIPYPPEPPKAEPIGEVADVTENLECFKDSQMGGVAIALGHGSVLFECAKHEMHSTTAVKTPNRMNPTRISLVFYQHRNLNRPKHGLEEWEEKMRLKKLGLNPSTPSTPGPHSNSVSPATTPGPDPRQNAEKWKNNENAIPGGYSTLAALVEATNAAKKSGQIMLRTDTATTMSWTTLFPMHGCTVTGPYQEAAT; this is translated from the exons ATGAAGCAGGAGCACCCAAGTCAGCCTATG gtCTATTTGTTGCAGGCTCCAATGCCATTCTACGCTGGCGACCCCAACAGGTTCCCTACGACTTGGCAGACAGATCCATCGCAAg GTTGGCAAAATCAATTCATTCAACAACTGCCGACGCAAACTGGCCAGACGACACTGGACTACCAAGGCAACCACACAGCGTATGCCACGTCACCGCACTACCAAGCGAACACCACTTACACCGTCCAGAACGTCGCCACAACCTTCGACGTCACCAACAACACGTACTACCAAACTGGAGTGCAGTCGGTACCGGCCCAAAGACCGCCTTCTAACCGCGGGGCCTACACACCAGTACCTTCACCAAGGGCACCGCACTACACCACAGAATACCAACAACAATACGCACAACAAGCCCCAACTCCAGGTGTCACAACTGGCAACGATTCTCGACCATCATCCGCGGCATCATACCAAAACTCAGTGCCAACCTCCGGTGCTTCTGCCTACACCGTTAGTCAGCAAAACTATGAAAGATCAGAATACTCGGATGCTACTGAAGAGTATTCAAATCCTGAGAATGGGACGGGAGACACCAGCAACGAAGGCGAGAGACAAGAACAAAACACGCCCAATGGACAGCATTCGGGAAACGCCGAGCCTGGATACCTGCAGGGGAGCAACGGTCCGCGAGCTTCACTCGATTGTAGCGGGTATTCGGGCAACTATACTAGCGGGCAGTATAGAGAGAATGGCCAAACGCAAAACCAAAACGACTGGCAGCAAAGACAGTGGCAGCATAACCAAAGACTTCAAAACCAACAAATGCAAAACCAACAACAAATGCAGAACCAGCAGCAGATACAAAGTCAacaacaaattcaaaatcaacAACAATTGCAGAACCAGCAACAATTACAAAATCAGCAACAATTACAAAATCAGCAACAATTACAAAACCAGCAACAACTACAAAACCAGCAACAATTACAAAATCAACAACAACTTCAAAATCAGCAGCAGCAGATCCAAAACCAGCAAATGCAAAATCAACAacaacaaattcaaaatcaacAACAGCAAATGCAAAATCAACAGCAACAACAACAAATACAGAATCAGCAGCAAATGCAAAATCAAATTCAGAATCACCAAAATCAACAGCTGCAAAATCAACAAATGCAACAACAGAGGCAAGAAGAATCAGAGCAACAAATGTTTTCACAATCAGATAGGGTCAACTTGAATTCGAGACTGAAAAcaatgatattaaataaacaaaaccatACTCGAGATGGCACTAATACGCCTCCCGATAAAGGAGATCCCGGAGAAGGTCCACCTCGAGGGTTAGACGATAGGAAGGGCGGGGTAGTGTCCGTCAACGAAGACAGAAATACTACCGGTCATTTTTTATCGTATAGCCACCATCTCCGAGATAATTACCGTATAGGCGAGCAGGGTTATCCTGTCGCTGGTAATTATGCACAAAACACCCAAGCTTATAGCACGGGTGAATTCGGAGGTGGTGGCCACCACGTATGGGAGGGAGGGACGGAAGTCCGAAGAGGATATGATAAACACGCTACATCTAAGAACGTTTCCAAAGCTCCTCACAAATTGCCGCCATATGCGGATATGAGAAATCAATTTGGCACTTTTCATAATGTACCATATGAAGCCCAAAAATATGCAGAAATCTACAGCAGTGATAATTTTAGTCAACAAGATAGTAAAGATTTCCAATCAAAAATGCTCATCGGACCAGTATCGGAAATGAATCAACAACAAGTATGCGCCCCTGCGCGTGACACAAACGCACAGAGAAGATCTTATGAGAGAGAATCATATgatgcaaaatttaaacatcCATCAGCACCATTATTAATACCTAAATTAGAAACGCCGGACCATTATCAGTATCCAAAAGATGAAAGATTAAAAAACGATCAACGAACGATCAATAATTTGTACCCAAAACAAGGAGAAGTAAGTGCAAATAGTGCTTACAGAGACTACCCAAATGGCTTTGTTGCTAGACCACAACAACAAGGTGCTTCACTACCACCTATATCGacaataaaacaagaaaatttCGGTAATAAAGCGCatagttttcaaaattttacacaATATCCCTTTGATCAAAGACAAGAAATACCAGATATGTATAATCAAGTTCCTAGATTACAAGAAAATATGGGTTTTCAGAAATACAGTAGAAATGTATGTGATGTAAAATCGAATAAAGATTCAGATAAAAGGGGAAATTCTGGGAAAAGCATATCATCTGACCCTAAACCACCTTATTACatagaacaaataaaatcagAGCATTCACCGCCAGGccacaaaatttacaaaaatatgaattataacCAACCACCTAGAATTGAGCCGTACGTATACCGTGGTGACGGCGGCCCAGTTATTATAAGAAATGAAGTTGGGTATTCTTGCTGCCGGCAAGGTTCTACAAAAAAGCCTCCACCAGAGCATTTAAGAGATGGAGCTTGTCCAGGATTCCAAACCAAAGATGAAGTTTTAGAAGATGATCCCGATTCAGCAGATAAAACAGATCCAAAAAATAACTCAAAGCCGAATACACCAACGCCTGAAATGATGGGAAAAGATCCTAAACAAAATCAGTTTAATTACTCTAAAGaatatttagataatttgGAAAGACTAAGAAATAATTCTAGAACTGAAGTGCCTGATTGTAATTGTTTTCCTGCTGATAAGAACCCTCCGGAACCTGGCAGCTACTACACTCATTTAG GCGCAGCATCATCACTAGCAGAACTAAGAAAAGATCTAGAAGCTCGCACGGGCCTGTCGGGAAAAGAGCTGAGGATAGAGAAGATATGTTACACGGGCAAAGAGGGCAAATCACCACAAGGTTGTCCTATGGCCAAGTGG ATAATTCGACGCGCAAATTACACAGAAAAGGTTTTGGTGGTTGTGAAGTTTAGAAATGGTCACAAATGTGCCACGTCCTGGATAGTGGTCTGTCTGGTCGCATGGGAGGGAATACCGCAGTCGGAAGCGGATTTAGATTACACCTTGTTGTCGCACAAACTGAACAGATATGGTCTGCCGACCACGAGACGGTGTGCCACTAATGAGAATAGGACTTGTGCTTGCCAAG gTTTAGACCCAGAAACGTGCGGCGCTTCCTACAGTTTCGGCTGTTCATGGTCCATGTACTACAATGGATGCAAATACGCCCGTTCGAAAACCGTCCGGAAATTCCGGCTTTCAGTCAAAACTGAGGAGAGCGAGATAGAAGAACGAATGCACGTATTGGCAACACTACTGAGTCCGTTGTATATGAATTTGGCTCCAAAATCCTTTGAAAACCAGTGCCAGTTTGAAAATGAGGCTTCCGATTGTCGGTTGGGGTTCAAGCCTGGGAGACCATTTTCTG GTGTGACTGCTTGCATCGACTTCTGCGCACACGCTCACCGTGACCTGCACAACATGAACAACGGCTGCACGGCCGTCGTCACCCTGGCCAGGCACCGAGGACTCGCCAGACCCACAGAAGAGCAGTTACATGTACTACCTCTATACGTACTGGATACAACGGATGAGTTCGGCTCAAAAGACGGGCAAGAGGAGAAGGTCAAGAACGGCGCGCTCGAGATCTTGGACAA atATCCGATGGAAGTTCGCGTGCGATCCGTACCACTACAGCCATGCCGCCGCCACGGGAAAAAGcggaaagaagaagaaaattctGAATCCAACAACTCTTCGAACAACAGCGCGCAGAGCCCCAACAACCAAAAGAAGCCTCAGCAAAGTTCCACGCCCGGCCCGCGCACGCCGCAGCCCGACGCCCGCAACAACGCCAGCCCCCGCAGCCAAAGCAGTGCTTCCCCCCGAGCCCTCACCCCCGCACTCAATCAAAATCCGTCACCATTCAACAACTCATACAATTCCGCGTTCGTAAACCCAAATATGCATAATCAAAACCCCAATCTTATGAACCCCAACTTGAGCAACCCGGCTTTGCTAGACATGGCGACCATGATCGACAACTTCACAGACGCTCAACTTCAAAGCAACCAGATATCGAGCACGGTTCTCGATTCACCTTATAATCCGTACGATCAAAGCTACAATATACACCATCAAAATGCCTTAtacaatcaaaatcaaatggCAGTTGATGGTAATTGTCAAAATGTTAACCCAAATCAACTTCCGAGCTTCTCATCTGGTttgcaaaaaagaaatcaacaCTTTAATACAGGTCAAATGGACAATCCAAATCAGAACCAATGGCCAGATTTCACTAATGGTGAAATGTTTAATAACGTAGTTAAAGAAGATCCTGATTCAACTACGGCACATTTAAATGTCCCACCTAATTATAGTCCGGATTCTAACAGAAGTGAGCCTAACTCACTTACACCTAACTCCGAACAAGTACAGCAGAAAAACACGACAGAAGCTGATAAACATAACTTAATACCAAatgatatgaataaattacCTGAATTCGATATGCCTAATTCACCACGATTGACGGAGATATCACAAAATGCACAGGGCACACCTGAGTCACCAGCACCATCGCAAATACCAGAATTGAAGTCGCCAAATAATGATATCATGAATCCCACAGAAGTTCGAAAAAGTGTCTGGAAGTCACCTGATGCGAAAAACTGGGATCCATCTAAACCTAAAGAACAAGCAGctaatgataatgaaaattCGCTTTTTAGGGTACCCAAAGCTAGACCACCATCCAGATCTCAACATGTGAACCCGCCAGAAGGTGGAACAGAAAATTCaacttttttaaaaccatATCCACCGTCAGATCGCCCACACCTCAATCATGGCTATGAACATAGAAGTCCGTACGACAGTAGATTAGCAAATAGCACAGCACCACAAACATCTACTCCTCAAACCAACTACACGATAAACCATGATGAAGTTAACCAAAATATGGCTCTCACTAACAAAGCAGCTCACGAATTCCCTGGAAACAATTTTCAACCAGTCAACCAAAACACTTATAATAATCAAACACCTATTCAAGGATATAGTAATTATCCCCAAATGCCCAATGCGTATCCATTTCCACCGAATCCTTATGGTCATTATAATCCCTATGAGGGAACTTATAATGATTACAATAGTCTGGCATATTATAATgctgaaaaatacaaaagagaaGAGCTGTTGAGAAATCCACATTGCTATAATTCCTACGGTTATCAGTACAATCCTAATTTTAGTCCAAATTTCTACCAAAATCCAAGTCCAAATTGGTGTCAATCCTCACCTAACTGGTGCTTATACCCACCGGCCTTCTCTATACCGTACCCACCTGAGCCGCCTAAAGCGGAACCTATAGGAGAAGTCGCAGATGTAACAGAAAATCTAGAATGTTTCAAAGATAGCCAGATGGGAGGTGTAGCAATAGCATTAGGTCACGGAAGCGTACTATTCGAATGCGCCAAACACGAAATGCATTCAACGACAGCAGTAAAGACTCCGAATAGAATGAATCCAACGAGAATTTCCTTAGTCTTCTATCagcatagaaatttaaatcGACCGAAACACGGGCTCGAGGAATGGGAAGAAAAGATGCGATTAAAAAAGCTGGGGTTGAACCCCTCAACTCCGAGTACGCCGGGCCCGCATTCCAACTCTGTGTCCCCGGCGACCACTCCAGGGCCCGATCCGAGACAAAACGCTGAGAAATGGAAGAATAACGAGAACGCGATTCCTGGCGGTTACAGTACACTCGCGGCGCTGGTGGAAGCCACTAACGCTGCCAAGAAGAGCGGGCAGATAATGCTGCGCACGGACACGGCCACCACGATGTCGTGGACGACGCTGTTCCCGATGCACGGCTGCACGGTGACGGGCCCCTACCAGGAGGCGGCCACCTGA